The Henckelia pumila isolate YLH828 chromosome 2, ASM3356847v2, whole genome shotgun sequence genome includes a window with the following:
- the LOC140877506 gene encoding uncharacterized protein produces MGVKIASTFPMLSYLLFADDSLIFFRASVEDCTSVKECLKAYELALGQLINFEKSVLSFSLNTSLALVDWIKTTLMIPVVQGHDVYLGLPTFSLSSKRVQFGYLLERVVRKIKGWG; encoded by the coding sequence ATGGGAGTTAAAATTGCATCTACTTTCCCCATGCTGTCGTATCTGTTATTCGCGGATGACAGCCTCATCTTTTTTCGGGCTTCAGTGGAAGATTGCACTAGTGTGAAAGAATGCCTTAAAGCTTATGAATTGGCTTTGGGGCAGTTGATAAATTTCGAAAAATCAGTCCTGTCTTTCTCTCTGAATACTTCACTTGCCTTGGTGGATTGgataaaaacaacattaatgATTCCAGTGGTCCAAGGTCATGACGTGTATCTTGGTTTGCCTACTTTTTCTCTTAGTAGCAAAAGGGTCCAATTCGGTTATCTATTGGAGAGGGTGGTTCGCAAGATCAAGGGCTGGggctga